A region from the Nitrosopumilus sp. genome encodes:
- a CDS encoding trans-sialidase: MQSLLKGMAGKTKASTKKDLEAKIAALEEKLTKLSTQLEAKPKPAEAKPAETKPAEVKPAETKPAPAKPAERPAATTKPKGVLPKGMEEKPAETPKPAETTAQPPATVQDALENAYMTAPMTDFHQYRAKVTGYSPSPNRYYVRRTAPVGKVPTTNWNDQKVKVTGYTACSNQYYATKARMAYHPADKTFGSFSGINMSVEGVDAPAQQTPTPEPPKPAKGTLPKGMGQTQQAPPQQQSTYVADDGKSREEKLAEYEADYLQRLEQQRIDEEKEFQQLLEAEAKARSTASRGTLPKGFEPKPEPEAPKASRGTLPKGF, from the coding sequence ATGCAATCTTTACTGAAAGGAATGGCAGGAAAAACAAAAGCAAGTACGAAAAAGGATCTAGAAGCCAAAATAGCAGCGCTAGAGGAAAAATTAACTAAATTATCAACACAGCTTGAAGCCAAGCCAAAACCAGCTGAAGCAAAGCCAGCAGAGACTAAACCTGCTGAGGTTAAACCAGCTGAAACAAAACCAGCTCCAGCAAAACCTGCTGAGAGACCTGCAGCAACTACCAAACCAAAAGGTGTACTACCTAAAGGTATGGAAGAAAAACCAGCAGAGACTCCAAAACCAGCAGAAACAACTGCACAACCTCCAGCAACTGTTCAAGATGCATTAGAGAATGCATACATGACTGCTCCAATGACTGATTTCCATCAGTACAGAGCTAAAGTCACAGGTTATTCTCCATCTCCAAACAGATACTATGTTAGAAGAACTGCTCCTGTAGGAAAAGTTCCAACTACAAATTGGAATGATCAAAAAGTAAAGGTAACTGGATACACAGCATGTTCAAACCAATACTATGCTACAAAAGCAAGAATGGCATACCATCCAGCTGACAAAACATTTGGAAGTTTTAGTGGAATCAATATGTCTGTTGAAGGCGTTGATGCACCAGCACAACAAACTCCAACACCAGAACCACCAAAGCCTGCAAAGGGGACTCTTCCAAAAGGTATGGGGCAAACACAGCAAGCTCCTCCTCAACAACAATCAACATATGTTGCAGATGATGGAAAATCTAGAGAAGAAAAATTAGCAGAATATGAAGCTGATTACTTGCAAAGATTAGAACAACAAAGAATTGATGAAGAAAAAGAATTCCAACAACTCTTAGAAGCTGAAGCTAAAGCTAGATCAACAGCTAGTAGAGGTACTTTGCCAAAAGGTTTTGAACCAAAACCCGAACCAGAAGCCCCAAAAGCATCTAGAGGCACACTACCAAAAGGTTTCTGA
- the bcp gene encoding thioredoxin-dependent thiol peroxidase, producing MISEGDSVPKFAVNDANGNKVKSSDFKGKKHAIYFYPKDFTPGCTTEADEFSKDYKKFQKEGIEIIGISPDDVDSHKKFCDKMKIKYPLLADVDKEVSNLFGVWGKKKFMGREYMGVMRSTFLVNEKGKIFKIYPKVKPAGHSKEVLEDFLNLK from the coding sequence ATGATTTCTGAAGGAGATTCTGTTCCAAAATTTGCAGTAAATGATGCAAATGGCAACAAAGTAAAGTCTAGTGATTTTAAAGGCAAAAAACATGCCATTTACTTTTACCCAAAAGATTTCACTCCAGGTTGTACAACAGAGGCAGATGAATTTTCAAAAGATTATAAAAAATTCCAAAAAGAAGGAATTGAAATTATCGGCATCAGCCCAGACGATGTAGATTCTCATAAAAAATTCTGCGATAAAATGAAAATCAAATATCCGTTATTAGCAGATGTAGACAAAGAAGTTTCAAATCTCTTTGGTGTTTGGGGTAAGAAAAAATTCATGGGTAGAGAATACATGGGAGTTATGAGAAGTACATTTCTTGTAAATGAAAAAGGAAAAATTTTCAAAATATATCCCAAAGTAAAACCTGCAGGACACTCTAAAGAAGTGCTAGAAGATTTTCTAAATTTAAAATAA
- a CDS encoding trans-sialidase — translation MYINPGLTTKIMAAAKKQTKADLENKIAELEAKLNKLSTQLESKPAEAKPAETKPAEVKPAETKPAPAKPAERPAATTKPKGVLPKGMEEKPAETPKPAETTAQPPATVQDALENAYMTAPMTDFHQYRAKVTGYSPSPNRYYVRRTAPVGKVPTTNWNDQKVKVTGYTACSNQYYATKARMAYHPADKTFGSFSGINMSVEGVDAPAQQTPTPEPPKPKRGTLPKGF, via the coding sequence ATGTACATAAACCCCGGATTGACCACCAAAATTATGGCAGCTGCTAAAAAGCAAACTAAAGCAGATCTTGAAAACAAGATTGCCGAATTAGAAGCAAAGCTAAACAAACTTTCTACTCAGCTAGAATCAAAACCAGCTGAAGCAAAGCCAGCAGAGACTAAACCTGCTGAGGTTAAACCAGCTGAAACAAAACCAGCTCCAGCAAAACCTGCTGAGAGACCTGCAGCAACTACCAAACCAAAAGGTGTACTACCTAAAGGTATGGAAGAAAAACCAGCAGAGACTCCAAAACCAGCAGAAACAACTGCACAACCTCCAGCAACTGTTCAAGATGCATTAGAGAATGCATACATGACTGCTCCAATGACTGATTTCCATCAGTACAGAGCTAAAGTCACAGGTTATTCTCCATCTCCAAACAGATACTATGTTAGAAGAACTGCTCCTGTAGGAAAAGTTCCAACTACAAATTGGAATGATCAAAAAGTAAAGGTAACTGGATACACAGCATGTTCAAACCAATACTATGCTACAAAAGCAAGAATGGCATACCATCCAGCTGACAAAACATTTGGAAGTTTTAGTGGAATCAATATGTCTGTTGAAGGCGTTGATGCACCAGCACAACAAACTCCAACACCAGAACCACCAAAGCCTAAAAGAGGCACACTACCAAAAGGTTTCTAA
- a CDS encoding aquaporin: protein MVSPRNWLAEAISTFALVFFGPLSVILSASVFGDGLSIEAIIMISLGHGAAIAFMVYAFGHVSGAHINPAVTIPMMITKKIGIADGIGYIVFQIIGAIIATGTLVALFPEVGKDVFWGAHGGPSDLLGGSMMSGLIVEIILTFFLVTVIFMTAVHKKAPKSVYGAVIGGMIFLLHLVGVPLTGASMNPARSFSPTLFAGDAGLWEVQWLYWVGPIVGGIIAGLIMNYIYVNKAEQEA from the coding sequence ATGGTTAGTCCTAGAAATTGGCTTGCAGAAGCAATTTCCACATTTGCATTGGTCTTCTTTGGACCTTTATCGGTAATTCTTTCTGCATCTGTTTTTGGAGATGGACTATCTATTGAAGCAATTATTATGATATCTTTGGGCCACGGTGCAGCTATCGCATTTATGGTCTATGCATTTGGACACGTGTCTGGTGCTCACATCAACCCTGCAGTTACAATTCCTATGATGATTACGAAGAAAATTGGAATTGCAGACGGTATTGGATACATTGTATTTCAAATAATTGGGGCAATAATTGCAACCGGTACTCTAGTTGCACTGTTCCCTGAAGTTGGAAAAGATGTTTTCTGGGGTGCACATGGAGGACCAAGTGATTTGCTTGGAGGAAGCATGATGTCTGGATTGATAGTTGAAATCATTTTGACTTTCTTCTTGGTAACTGTAATCTTTATGACTGCAGTTCACAAAAAAGCCCCAAAGAGCGTTTACGGTGCAGTAATTGGTGGAATGATCTTCTTATTGCACTTGGTAGGTGTTCCATTAACTGGAGCTTCAATGAATCCTGCAAGATCTTTCTCTCCTACACTATTTGCAGGTGACGCAGGACTGTGGGAAGTACAATGGCTGTACTGGGTAGGCCCAATCGTTGGTGGTATCATTGCTGGCTTGATAATGAATTACATCTATGTCAACAAAGCAGAACAAGAAGCATAA